A genomic stretch from Myxococcales bacterium includes:
- the nuoD gene encoding NADH dehydrogenase (quinone) subunit D: MTLNMGPQHPSTHGVLRIILELDGERVVSATPVIGYLHRGIEKLAEGMTYHQIIPLTDRLDYTACMSCNLGYVWAVERLLGIEQDIPARARAIRIAVAELSRIGGHLIWIGSHAADIGALTVFLYSFIDREFIYELFEAISGQRMTVSYPRIGGVSADLPAGWVEKCREFCRIFPRKVDEYETLLTNNRIWNSRTRGIGVLSAADILEWGVTGPMARGSGVAYDLRKVLPYGGYEEYDFEVPLGQAGDTYDRYLVRIREMRQSVRLIEQALDRLTDGPVMADVPAVAPPPRVDVNTRIEALIHHFHLVVEGFSPPRGEVYFASEAPKGELGFYLVSDGGPKPYRCAIRVPSFSNLQSIVKMAPGRFLADMVALIGTIDICLADIDK; this comes from the coding sequence ATGACCCTGAACATGGGACCGCAACACCCCTCGACCCACGGGGTGCTGCGCATCATCCTGGAACTCGACGGCGAACGCGTGGTCTCGGCCACGCCGGTGATCGGCTACCTGCACCGCGGCATCGAAAAACTGGCCGAGGGCATGACCTATCACCAGATCATCCCGCTGACCGACCGCCTCGATTACACCGCCTGCATGAGCTGCAACCTCGGCTACGTCTGGGCCGTCGAGCGGCTGCTGGGCATCGAGCAGGACATTCCGGCGCGGGCGCGGGCGATCCGCATCGCGGTCGCCGAGTTGTCGCGCATCGGCGGCCACCTGATCTGGATCGGCAGCCACGCGGCCGACATCGGCGCGCTGACCGTGTTCCTCTATTCGTTCATCGACCGCGAATTCATATACGAGCTGTTCGAGGCGATCAGCGGCCAGCGGATGACCGTCAGCTACCCGCGGATCGGCGGCGTGAGCGCCGACCTGCCGGCCGGCTGGGTCGAAAAGTGCCGCGAGTTCTGCCGGATTTTCCCGCGCAAGGTCGACGAATACGAAACCCTGCTGACCAACAACCGGATCTGGAATTCCCGCACCCGCGGCATCGGGGTGTTGTCGGCCGCCGACATCCTGGAATGGGGCGTGACGGGCCCGATGGCCCGCGGCAGCGGCGTGGCCTACGACCTGCGCAAGGTGTTGCCGTACGGCGGTTACGAAGAATACGACTTTGAAGTGCCGCTGGGCCAGGCCGGCGACACCTACGACCGCTACCTGGTGCGCATCCGCGAGATGCGCCAGAGCGTCCGGCTGATCGAGCAGGCGCTCGACCGCCTGACCGACGGCCCGGTGATGGCCGACGTGCCGGCCGTGGCGCCGCCGCCCCGGGTGGACGTCAACACCCGCATCGAAGCCTTGATTCATCACTTCCATCTGGTGGTGGAAGGGTTCTCGCCGCCGCGCGGTGAAGTGTACTTCGCCTCCGAGGCGCCGAAGGGCGAACTTGGTTTTTACTTGGTATCCGACGGCGGCCCCAAGCCGTACCGGTGCGCGATCCGGGTGCCCAGTTTCAGCAACTTGCAGAGCATCGTGAAAATGGCCCCGGGCCGGTTCCTGGCCGACATGGTGGCGCTGATCGGGACGATCGACATTTGCCTGGCCGACATCGACAAATAA
- the nuoK gene encoding NADH-quinone oxidoreductase subunit NuoK, which produces MIPVSFPLATGAALFALGVFGVLVRRNAIVMFMCIELMLNGVNLTLVGLSAGLGVVDGPIFVLFVMAVAAAEAAVGLAIIVSLYRRKATVDISRFDSMRG; this is translated from the coding sequence ATGATTCCCGTGAGCTTCCCGCTGGCGACGGGCGCGGCGCTGTTCGCCCTGGGCGTGTTCGGCGTCCTGGTGCGGCGCAACGCCATCGTCATGTTCATGTGCATCGAGCTGATGCTCAACGGCGTCAACCTGACGCTCGTCGGCCTGTCGGCCGGCCTGGGCGTGGTCGACGGGCCGATTTTCGTGCTGTTCGTCATGGCCGTCGCCGCCGCCGAAGCCGCGGTGGGCCTGGCGATCATCGTTTCGCTGTACCGCCGGAAAGCGACGGTGGACATTTCGCGCTTCGATTCGATGCGGGGCTAG
- the nuoH gene encoding NADH-quinone oxidoreductase subunit NuoH, with protein sequence MVLIAMVKVLVFLVIFLAFTAYNTLYERRWAARLQRRVGPNRAGPLGLLQPIADAVKLFFKEDIVTDQAERFLYILAPIIAVSTAMLYVTAIPFGPEVPFLKSLPPAWNKFSMADLNVGVLFVFAVSSIAVYGVLLGGWAGSSKYSLLGGMRASAQMISYEIAMGLSIMPAIMSAGSLSLNDIVASQADAWNVFRLPWGPVGFFIFMMAMLAEANRAPFDMVEAEQELVGGYHTEYSSMKFGAFFVGEYGNLITISALITTFYLGGWQGLPFVDVGLPEWLAPYLSIVWFGLKTFLMIAVLVWIRWTFPRPRYDQLMGYGWKVFFPLALANLFVAGVLMYIGRAIGWGYFG encoded by the coding sequence ATGGTCCTCATAGCGATGGTGAAGGTCCTGGTGTTCCTGGTGATTTTCCTGGCCTTCACCGCCTACAACACGTTGTACGAGCGGCGGTGGGCGGCGCGGCTCCAACGGCGCGTCGGCCCCAACCGCGCCGGTCCCCTGGGGCTTTTGCAGCCGATCGCCGACGCGGTCAAACTGTTCTTCAAGGAAGACATCGTCACCGACCAGGCCGAACGGTTCCTCTACATCCTGGCGCCGATCATCGCGGTCTCCACGGCGATGCTGTACGTGACGGCGATTCCCTTCGGGCCGGAAGTGCCGTTCCTCAAAAGCCTGCCGCCGGCCTGGAACAAATTTTCGATGGCCGACCTGAACGTCGGCGTGCTGTTCGTCTTCGCCGTCAGTTCGATCGCGGTCTACGGCGTGTTGCTCGGCGGCTGGGCGGGCAGCAGCAAGTACTCGCTGCTGGGCGGCATGCGGGCCAGCGCCCAGATGATTTCCTACGAAATCGCCATGGGCCTGTCGATCATGCCGGCGATCATGAGCGCCGGCAGCCTGAGCCTGAACGACATCGTGGCGTCCCAGGCCGACGCCTGGAACGTTTTCCGCCTGCCCTGGGGCCCCGTCGGCTTTTTCATCTTCATGATGGCGATGCTCGCCGAGGCCAACCGGGCGCCCTTCGACATGGTGGAAGCCGAGCAGGAACTGGTCGGCGGCTACCACACTGAATACAGTTCGATGAAGTTCGGCGCCTTTTTCGTCGGCGAATACGGCAACCTGATCACCATCTCGGCCTTGATCACCACCTTCTACCTGGGCGGTTGGCAAGGACTGCCGTTCGTCGACGTGGGCCTGCCCGAATGGCTGGCGCCCTACCTGAGCATCGTCTGGTTCGGCCTGAAAACCTTCCTGATGATCGCGGTGCTCGTCTGGATCCGCTGGACGTTCCCGCGGCCCCGTTACGACCAACTCATGGGCTACGGCTGGAAGGTGTTCTTTCCCCTGGCGCTGGCCAACCTGTTCGTCGCCGGCGTCCTGATGTACATCGGCCGGGCGATCGGTTGGGGCTATTTCGGTTGA
- a CDS encoding NADH-quinone oxidoreductase subunit A, translating to MPTDFLPVFFYLVIVVLIGAGGIVGLSRLIGPRKDTAEKLSPYECGVPLIGDTHEKFPMKYYIIGMLFILFDVEVIFLYPWAVIYKEMSAGFGLFALGEMAAFVLILLIGYLYLWRKGALEWE from the coding sequence ATGCCCACCGATTTTCTTCCCGTTTTTTTCTACCTGGTGATTGTCGTGCTCATCGGCGCCGGAGGCATCGTCGGCCTGTCGCGGCTGATCGGTCCGCGCAAGGATACGGCGGAAAAACTCAGCCCGTACGAATGCGGCGTGCCGCTGATCGGCGACACCCATGAAAAGTTCCCGATGAAGTACTACATCATCGGTATGTTGTTCATCCTGTTCGACGTGGAAGTCATTTTTCTTTACCCGTGGGCGGTGATTTACAAGGAAATGAGCGCCGGCTTCGGCTTGTTCGCCCTGGGCGAGATGGCGGCCTTCGTGCTGATTCTGCTCATCGGCTACCTCTACCTGTGGCGCAAGGGGGCGCTGGAATGGGAATAG
- a CDS encoding NADH-quinone oxidoreductase subunit C — MTDQKALLDRLTAMFPDLAWQTDRGGLPTVAVSREQYVATVRRLREDPALRFTILSHLTGVHYPDDAEPFEVVVRLTSLTLPGQAAIKVRAAGEPPALPSLAAFWQAANWHERETHDMFGIRFEGHPNLAPLLLPEDADYHPLRKDFPVEGTEEPA, encoded by the coding sequence ATGACGGATCAAAAGGCACTACTGGATCGATTGACGGCGATGTTTCCCGACCTGGCGTGGCAAACGGACCGGGGCGGGCTGCCGACCGTCGCCGTATCCCGCGAACAATACGTGGCGACGGTGCGCCGGCTGCGCGAGGATCCGGCGCTGCGCTTCACCATCCTCTCGCACCTGACCGGCGTGCATTACCCGGACGACGCCGAGCCGTTCGAGGTGGTCGTGCGCCTGACCAGCCTGACCCTGCCGGGCCAGGCGGCGATCAAGGTGCGCGCGGCGGGCGAGCCGCCGGCCCTGCCCAGCCTGGCCGCTTTCTGGCAGGCCGCGAACTGGCACGAACGCGAAACCCACGACATGTTCGGCATCCGGTTCGAAGGCCACCCGAACCTGGCCCCCCTGCTGCTGCCGGAGGACGCGGACTACCATCCGCTGCGCAAGGACTTTCCGGTCGAGGGCACGGAGGAACCGGCATGA
- a CDS encoding NADH-quinone oxidoreductase subunit B, with amino-acid sequence MGIEQHIPDGFLTTTVDKLVNWSRTYSTWPVTFGLACCALEMMGAAMAHYDISRFGMEIFRASPRQADLMIVAGTLTKKMAPVMRKVYDQMTEPKWVLAMGSCACSGGIFRSYAVVQGVDQIVPVDVFVPGCPPRPEALLYGIQELLKKKVQTDSFKKRA; translated from the coding sequence ATGGGAATAGAGCAACATATCCCGGACGGGTTTCTGACGACCACCGTCGATAAGCTGGTCAACTGGTCGCGGACGTACTCGACCTGGCCGGTGACGTTCGGCCTGGCCTGCTGCGCGCTGGAAATGATGGGCGCGGCGATGGCGCACTACGACATCAGCCGGTTCGGCATGGAAATCTTCCGGGCCAGCCCGCGCCAGGCGGATTTGATGATCGTCGCCGGGACGCTGACGAAAAAGATGGCGCCGGTCATGCGCAAGGTCTACGACCAGATGACCGAACCCAAATGGGTGCTGGCGATGGGCTCCTGCGCCTGTTCGGGCGGCATTTTCCGCAGTTACGCCGTGGTGCAGGGCGTCGATCAAATCGTCCCGGTCGACGTTTTCGTGCCCGGTTGTCCGCCGCGTCCCGAGGCGCTGCTCTACGGGATTCAGGAACTGCTGAAAAAGAAGGTTCAAACCGACTCATTTAAAAAACGGGCCTGA
- a CDS encoding NUDIX hydrolase — protein MSLMLRIWKFLARWPRLQTVLLSLLNPRFLIGAVAVIFDDRGRLVLFHHTYRRRYHWSFPGGWIRRYEEPEEALRREIREEAALDLEVLAPLASLAGPVWPNFEVVYLARFAGGAFRPSAEVDEMAAFTAADLPDLKPYQRSLALAAFAAREQGKLPSAVWSAAPFRKPDR, from the coding sequence GTGAGCCTGATGCTGCGCATCTGGAAATTCCTGGCGCGCTGGCCCCGATTGCAAACCGTTCTGTTGTCGCTGCTCAATCCGCGTTTTTTGATCGGCGCCGTGGCGGTCATCTTCGACGACCGCGGCCGGCTGGTGCTTTTCCACCACACCTACCGCCGGCGCTATCACTGGTCGTTCCCCGGCGGCTGGATTCGCCGCTACGAGGAACCGGAAGAAGCCCTGCGGCGCGAGATTCGCGAGGAAGCCGCCCTGGATCTGGAAGTTCTGGCCCCGTTGGCCTCGCTGGCCGGGCCGGTCTGGCCGAATTTCGAGGTCGTCTACCTGGCGCGATTCGCCGGCGGCGCGTTCCGGCCCAGCGCCGAGGTCGACGAAATGGCCGCCTTTACCGCCGCCGACCTGCCCGATCTCAAACCCTACCAGCGCTCGCTGGCCCTGGCGGCGTTCGCCGCCCGCGAACAAGGCAAGTTGCCCTCGGCCGTCTGGTCGGCGGCGCCGTTCCGGAAGCCGGACAGATAA
- a CDS encoding NADH-quinone oxidoreductase subunit N yields MSNMSFSLYGPPLLVLYGLLMVLLAEIVSPRDTRPRVRDLPPVLALATLAVALVAVALRWSNASEAQGFSAMIVGDRLALFAQGLLCLAGMLGVLSAWNYLRTVGEDQSEYYALLLGAVFGGMTMVGAVDLIMIFLGLEILSISVYVLAGFLRRRAESGESAIKYFFLGAFSTGFLLYGIALLFGHAGSTNLTVIAEHCTFENGDSLMVLGGMALVLVGLGFKIAAFPFHVWTPDVYQGAPSPVSGFMAAAVKAASFATLLRLLVTAFQPLAPQWIVVIYYLAIGTMVFGNVAALVQNNLKRLLAYSSIAHAGYILVGIAAMIRQDQAGAGAVLFYLLAYTLMTVGAFAVVSHLSSGSADADRLDAYRGLSRRHPWLALALTVYLVSMAGIPPLVGFVGKFLLFAAAVEAGLTHLAIIGVLTSALSVYYYIRVIYFMYMSEPVVETTPAEAIPHDWPGRVVLAATVALVIGLGILPHWFMTWAGESAAMLLGK; encoded by the coding sequence ATGAGCAACATGTCTTTCAGCCTGTACGGACCGCCGCTGCTCGTGCTGTACGGCTTGTTGATGGTCCTACTGGCCGAAATCGTTTCGCCGCGCGACACGCGGCCCCGGGTGCGCGACCTGCCGCCGGTCTTGGCGCTGGCGACGCTGGCCGTCGCGCTGGTCGCGGTGGCGTTGCGGTGGTCGAACGCCTCCGAGGCACAGGGTTTCTCGGCGATGATCGTCGGCGACCGGCTGGCGCTGTTCGCCCAGGGCCTGTTGTGCCTGGCCGGCATGCTGGGCGTTTTGTCGGCCTGGAACTACTTGCGCACCGTCGGCGAGGACCAGAGCGAGTATTACGCGCTGCTGCTGGGCGCGGTGTTCGGCGGCATGACGATGGTCGGCGCGGTCGATTTGATCATGATCTTTCTCGGCCTCGAAATCCTGTCGATTTCCGTTTACGTGCTGGCCGGTTTTCTGCGGCGGCGCGCCGAATCGGGCGAAAGCGCGATCAAGTACTTTTTCCTCGGCGCGTTCTCGACCGGCTTTTTGCTGTACGGCATCGCCCTGCTGTTCGGCCACGCCGGCTCGACCAACCTGACGGTGATCGCCGAACATTGCACCTTTGAAAACGGCGACAGCCTGATGGTGCTGGGCGGCATGGCGCTGGTGCTGGTCGGCCTCGGCTTCAAGATCGCCGCCTTCCCCTTCCACGTCTGGACGCCCGACGTCTACCAGGGCGCGCCCAGCCCGGTCAGCGGTTTCATGGCCGCGGCGGTCAAGGCGGCGTCGTTCGCCACGCTGCTGCGCCTGTTGGTCACCGCGTTCCAGCCGTTGGCCCCGCAATGGATCGTCGTCATTTACTACCTCGCCATCGGCACGATGGTGTTCGGCAACGTGGCCGCCCTGGTGCAGAACAACCTCAAACGCCTGCTGGCCTATTCGTCGATCGCGCACGCCGGCTATATCCTGGTCGGTATCGCGGCGATGATCCGGCAGGATCAGGCCGGGGCCGGCGCGGTGCTGTTCTACCTGCTGGCCTACACGCTGATGACCGTCGGCGCCTTCGCGGTGGTCTCGCACCTTTCTTCCGGCAGCGCCGACGCCGATCGGCTCGACGCCTACCGCGGGCTGTCGCGCCGCCACCCGTGGCTCGCCCTGGCGTTGACGGTCTACCTGGTGAGCATGGCCGGCATTCCGCCGCTGGTGGGCTTCGTCGGCAAGTTCCTGCTGTTCGCGGCGGCGGTCGAGGCGGGCCTGACGCATCTGGCGATCATCGGCGTTTTGACCAGCGCGCTGTCGGTCTATTATTACATTCGGGTCATCTATTTCATGTACATGAGCGAACCGGTGGTCGAGACAACGCCGGCCGAGGCGATCCCGCACGATTGGCCCGGCCGCGTGGTGCTGGCGGCGACCGTGGCGCTGGTCATCGGCCTGGGCATACTGCCGCACTGGTTCATGACCTGGGCCGGCGAAAGCGCCGCCATGTTGTTGGGAAAATAG
- a CDS encoding NADH-quinone oxidoreductase subunit M translates to MSVRLLSLVIFSPLAAVAVLLLLDRRKEELLRCVALAGSLLTFALSLPLFWLYDPAKNLWLREPSVPWIASWGANYAVGIDGISLLLVLLTTFLTPLCLLASWKYIQDRVKAYLISFLLLEAAMIGTFCALDVFLFYVFWEAMLVPMYLIIGVWGGPRRIYAAVKFFLYTMVGSVLMMIALLVTYFHLPERTFDLTLWYEADLPLQLQTWCFLAFALAFAIKVPMFPFHTWLPDAHVEAPTAGSVILAGVLLKMGTYGFVRYAIPLYPDAAARLAPLFIGLAVIGIVYGALVAMVQKDAKKLVAYSSVSHLGFVMLGLFAGNALGAAGGTLQMINHGLSTGALFLLVGVLYERRHTRMIADFGGIAKVMPAFTALFMLVTLSSIGLPGTNGFIGEFLILLGAFEHWRPLAVVATTGVILGAAYMLWLVQRVFFSPVKHEANQGLADLTFREWAYLLPILVFIFWIGVYPKTFLEKMQPSIDQWLTMTKPAAPARTAPAAPASAAVPAPGPAFVVE, encoded by the coding sequence ATGTCCGTTCGACTCTTGTCGCTGGTGATTTTCTCGCCGCTCGCGGCGGTCGCGGTCCTGCTGCTGCTGGATCGGCGCAAAGAGGAACTGCTGCGCTGCGTGGCGCTCGCCGGTTCGCTGCTGACCTTCGCCCTGAGCCTGCCGCTCTTCTGGCTGTACGACCCGGCGAAAAACCTGTGGCTGCGCGAGCCGTCGGTGCCGTGGATCGCCTCATGGGGGGCGAACTACGCGGTAGGCATCGACGGCATCAGCCTGCTGCTGGTGCTGTTGACGACCTTCCTGACGCCGCTGTGCCTGCTGGCGTCGTGGAAATACATCCAAGACCGCGTGAAGGCCTACCTGATCTCCTTCCTGCTGCTGGAAGCGGCGATGATCGGCACCTTCTGCGCCCTCGACGTCTTTTTGTTCTACGTTTTCTGGGAAGCGATGCTGGTGCCGATGTACCTGATCATCGGCGTCTGGGGCGGGCCGCGCCGCATTTACGCCGCGGTGAAATTCTTCCTCTACACGATGGTCGGCTCGGTCCTGATGATGATCGCCCTCCTGGTGACCTACTTCCACCTGCCCGAGCGGACCTTCGATCTGACCTTGTGGTACGAGGCGGATCTGCCGCTCCAGTTGCAAACCTGGTGCTTCCTGGCCTTCGCGCTGGCGTTCGCCATCAAGGTGCCGATGTTTCCCTTCCACACTTGGCTGCCCGACGCCCACGTCGAGGCGCCCACCGCCGGTTCGGTCATCCTGGCCGGTGTGCTGCTGAAGATGGGCACCTACGGCTTCGTGCGTTACGCCATCCCGCTCTACCCCGACGCGGCCGCGCGGCTCGCGCCGCTGTTCATCGGGCTGGCAGTGATCGGCATCGTCTACGGCGCGCTGGTGGCGATGGTGCAGAAGGACGCGAAAAAACTGGTCGCCTACAGCAGCGTCAGCCACCTGGGCTTCGTGATGCTCGGGCTGTTCGCGGGCAACGCGCTGGGCGCCGCCGGCGGCACCCTGCAGATGATCAATCACGGCCTTTCCACCGGCGCCCTCTTCCTCCTGGTCGGCGTGCTGTACGAGCGGCGCCACACGCGAATGATCGCCGACTTCGGCGGCATCGCGAAAGTGATGCCGGCCTTCACGGCGCTGTTCATGCTGGTCACGCTCTCGTCCATCGGCCTGCCGGGAACCAACGGGTTCATCGGCGAGTTTCTGATTCTGCTGGGGGCGTTCGAGCACTGGCGACCGTTGGCCGTGGTGGCGACGACGGGCGTCATCCTGGGCGCCGCCTACATGCTGTGGCTGGTGCAACGGGTCTTTTTCAGCCCGGTGAAACACGAGGCCAACCAGGGCCTGGCCGACCTGACCTTCCGCGAATGGGCTTACCTGCTGCCGATCCTGGTGTTCATTTTCTGGATCGGCGTTTATCCGAAGACGTTCCTGGAAAAGATGCAACCGAGCATCGACCAATGGCTGACGATGACCAAACCGGCCGCGCCGGCGCGGACCGCCCCGGCGGCGCCCGCGAGCGCGGCGGTGCCGGCGCCGGGGCCGGCCTTCGTCGTGGAGTAA
- a CDS encoding NADH-quinone oxidoreductase subunit I → MLTDLLAGLRLTLKYALRRPVTIQYPEEHRPIAPRYRGRQRLAVREDGSLKCVACGLCAAVCPSRCIYLEPGELPNGDRFPKVYELEVARCVFCGFCAEVCPFEAIVLTEEFELAVTDKRQLLYDKAFLSADQPKE, encoded by the coding sequence CTGTTGACCGACCTGCTCGCGGGCCTGCGGCTGACCCTCAAGTACGCGCTCCGGCGGCCGGTGACGATTCAATACCCTGAGGAGCATCGCCCGATCGCCCCGCGATACCGCGGCCGCCAGCGACTGGCCGTGCGCGAGGACGGGTCGCTCAAGTGCGTCGCCTGCGGCCTGTGCGCCGCCGTCTGCCCGTCGCGGTGCATCTACCTCGAGCCCGGCGAGCTGCCGAACGGCGACCGTTTCCCGAAAGTCTATGAACTCGAGGTCGCCCGTTGTGTGTTTTGCGGTTTCTGCGCCGAGGTCTGCCCCTTCGAGGCGATCGTGCTGACCGAGGAATTCGAGCTGGCGGTGACCGACAAGCGCCAATTGCTTTACGACAAAGCGTTCTTGAGCGCGGACCAGCCAAAGGAGTAG
- the nuoL gene encoding NADH-quinone oxidoreductase subunit L, with translation MGDWLFLIPLFPLLGTIANGVLSHRLWPRRDGFAGALASLLILASFVAGLLGFFELRAASRPEALHQVLFSWIGVGALQVPFGLVVDQLSAVMVLVVTGVGFLIHVYAVGYMHGDPGFRRFFTYLNLFVFAMLLLVLGDSLLVMFVGWEGVGLCSYLLIGYYYEKPSAADAGKKAFVVNRIGDFGFLLAIFLCYYHFGTLEFEGLSQKLAGVSGGVIVTITLLLFLGATGKSAQIPLYFWLPDAMEGPTPVSALIHAATMVTAGVYMIARTHFLFDLAPFSQAVVATVGGLTAFYAATIAFAQRDLKRILAYSTISQLGYMFVGVGLGAYAAGVFHLMTHAFFKALLFLGAGSVMHALSGELDVYKMGGLRKQLPVTFATFLIATLAIAGVPPLAGFFSKDEILWNAFAKHLDGVPAAWNYALYGLALLTAGMTAFYMFRALLLAFFGESRLEPHTAAHVHESPKMMTVPLLVLALLSVVGGFAGVPAAIGGGAHFASWLAPVVGGEAAAEGGHAPAALEIGLMALSVLVALTGIALAFVFYGRRLGRAERFTTAWPKLHRAVWNKYYVDEFNDAAVINPLKRVATNFLWLFIDAAVIDGAVNGVAATAKRSGALLARLQTGRVYAYALTISLGAVVLLGLVLWRL, from the coding sequence ATGGGTGACTGGCTGTTTTTGATTCCGCTGTTTCCGCTGTTGGGCACGATCGCCAACGGCGTGTTGTCGCACCGGTTGTGGCCGCGGCGCGACGGTTTCGCGGGGGCCCTGGCGTCGCTGCTGATCCTGGCTTCCTTCGTCGCCGGCCTGCTGGGCTTTTTCGAGCTGCGGGCGGCGTCCCGGCCGGAGGCGCTGCACCAGGTGCTGTTTTCGTGGATCGGCGTCGGCGCCCTGCAGGTGCCGTTCGGCCTCGTGGTGGACCAGCTGTCGGCGGTGATGGTCCTGGTGGTGACGGGCGTCGGCTTCCTGATTCACGTTTACGCCGTCGGTTACATGCACGGCGACCCCGGGTTCCGGCGGTTCTTCACCTACCTCAACCTGTTCGTGTTCGCGATGTTGCTGCTGGTGCTGGGCGACAGCCTGCTGGTGATGTTCGTCGGCTGGGAAGGCGTCGGCCTCTGCTCGTACCTGCTGATCGGCTACTACTACGAAAAGCCGAGCGCGGCGGACGCGGGCAAGAAGGCGTTCGTCGTCAACCGAATCGGCGACTTCGGCTTTCTGCTGGCGATTTTTCTCTGCTATTACCACTTCGGCACGCTGGAATTCGAGGGCCTGTCGCAGAAGCTGGCGGGCGTGAGCGGCGGCGTGATCGTGACCATTACCCTGCTGCTCTTCCTCGGCGCGACCGGCAAGAGCGCGCAGATCCCGCTGTACTTCTGGTTGCCCGACGCGATGGAGGGCCCGACCCCGGTCAGCGCCCTGATTCACGCCGCGACGATGGTCACCGCCGGCGTCTATATGATCGCGCGGACGCACTTCCTGTTCGACCTCGCGCCGTTCTCGCAGGCCGTCGTGGCGACCGTCGGCGGCCTGACCGCGTTTTACGCGGCGACCATCGCCTTCGCCCAGCGCGACCTCAAGCGCATCCTGGCCTACTCGACGATCAGCCAGCTCGGCTACATGTTCGTCGGCGTCGGCCTGGGCGCTTACGCGGCCGGCGTCTTTCACCTGATGACCCACGCCTTCTTCAAGGCGCTGCTCTTCCTCGGCGCCGGCAGCGTCATGCACGCGCTGTCCGGCGAACTGGACGTTTACAAGATGGGCGGCCTGCGCAAGCAACTGCCGGTGACCTTCGCCACCTTCCTGATCGCAACGCTGGCGATCGCCGGCGTGCCGCCGCTGGCCGGTTTCTTCTCCAAGGACGAGATTCTCTGGAACGCCTTTGCCAAGCACCTGGACGGCGTGCCGGCGGCCTGGAACTACGCGCTGTACGGCCTGGCCCTGCTGACGGCCGGGATGACGGCGTTTTACATGTTCCGCGCCCTGCTGCTGGCCTTCTTCGGCGAAAGCCGCCTCGAACCGCACACCGCCGCGCACGTGCACGAGAGCCCCAAGATGATGACCGTGCCGTTGCTGGTGCTGGCGCTGCTCAGCGTCGTCGGCGGGTTCGCCGGGGTGCCGGCGGCGATCGGCGGCGGCGCGCACTTCGCGTCCTGGCTCGCGCCCGTGGTGGGCGGGGAGGCCGCGGCCGAGGGCGGGCACGCGCCGGCGGCGCTGGAAATCGGCCTGATGGCGTTGTCGGTGCTGGTGGCGCTGACCGGCATCGCGCTGGCGTTCGTCTTCTACGGCCGCCGCCTCGGCCGGGCCGAACGGTTCACGACCGCCTGGCCGAAACTGCACCGGGCGGTCTGGAACAAGTACTACGTCGACGAATTCAACGACGCGGCGGTGATCAATCCGCTCAAGCGCGTCGCGACGAATTTCCTCTGGTTGTTCATCGACGCCGCGGTGATCGACGGCGCCGTCAACGGCGTCGCGGCGACGGCGAAACGAAGCGGCGCCCTGTTGGCCCGGCTGCAAACCGGCCGGGTCTACGCCTATGCGCTGACCATCAGCCTCGGCGCGGTGGTGCTCCTGGGCCTGGTACTGTGGCGCCTGTGA
- a CDS encoding NADH-quinone oxidoreductase subunit J encodes MLMLSLYVLFALGAVIGGANVVARRNPVNSAIALLFTFLCLASLYILHGAPFLAMIQIIVYAGAILILVVFTIMLLALRDPGRGLTGLWSTPQKVTSLAVCALLGGQLLYLAWRALAETPVVDAGAGLAERVAPATLGRVLFDKYLLPFEVASVLLLVAIIGAVVLTRRPRGTAAAIDSPHADEAAADEGRPA; translated from the coding sequence ATGCTGATGCTATCGCTGTACGTGCTGTTCGCCCTGGGCGCCGTGATCGGCGGAGCGAACGTCGTGGCGCGGCGGAACCCGGTGAACAGCGCGATCGCGCTGCTGTTCACCTTCCTCTGCCTGGCGTCGTTGTACATTCTGCACGGCGCGCCGTTTTTGGCGATGATCCAGATCATCGTCTACGCCGGCGCCATTCTGATCCTGGTGGTGTTCACCATCATGCTGCTGGCGCTGCGCGACCCGGGACGGGGCCTGACCGGCCTGTGGAGCACGCCGCAGAAGGTGACCTCGCTGGCGGTGTGCGCGCTGCTCGGCGGCCAACTGCTGTACCTGGCCTGGCGCGCCCTGGCGGAGACGCCGGTGGTCGACGCGGGCGCGGGCCTCGCCGAACGCGTCGCGCCGGCGACGCTGGGCCGCGTCCTGTTCGATAAGTATCTGCTGCCGTTCGAGGTGGCCAGCGTGCTGCTCCTGGTGGCCATCATCGGCGCGGTGGTGCTGACCCGGCGGCCGCGCGGCACGGCGGCGGCCATCGACAGCCCGCATGCCGACGAGGCCGCGGCAGACGAAGGGAGGCCGGCATGA